The genomic DNA CGTCGCCTCTCTCTCGCCCTCCTCGTCGACCTGGGAATCGCTCATCGTCGGGGAGTGGTCGGCCGTCCGCCTAACCCTACAGGCGAACATATTCGCGTGCAGGCCCAGGGTGATCCGCCCGCAACTCGCTCGTATGAGCGCGATACCGGGCGACATCGAGACGGACACGCAACCCCCGATGGCGATCCCGCTGCGGCACTTCCTCGTCGGGCTGGCGTTCCTCCTCGCGGGGGCACTCGCCGGGACCCTCGACCCGCTGGGAGTGCTCCCGGGCGCGATCACGCTCGCGCACGTCCACCTGCTCCTGGCGGGGTGGGTCTGCGTCACGATTATGGGCGCGATGACGCAGTTCGTCCCGGTGTGGTCCGGGACGACCCTCCACTCGCGCCTGCTATCGAGAGTTCAGCTCTGGGCCGTGACCGGCGGCCTCGCGGGGTTCGCCGTCAGCCTCCTCGGCGGCCGCTACGCGTGGCTCCCCCTCTTCGGCGTCCTGCTGCTCGTCGGCTTCTGGACCTTCGTCTACAACGTCGGCCGGACGCTCCTCGGGGTTCGACCCTGGGACGTGACGGAGCGACACTTCGCGCTCGCGCTCGGGTTTTTCCTGCTGGTGACGACCTTCGGCCTCGTCCTGGCGATCGGGTACACGCGACCGCTACTCGCGGGGCTTCCGGTCTCGCGGGGCGCCCTTCGGGGCTCGCACGCGACGCTTGCGGTCTTCGGGGCGGTCCTGACGACGGTGTTCGGCGCGCTGTATCAACTCGGGACGATGTTCACCCAGACCGAACTCCACGGGACCGATCGCCACCTCAGGCGGTTCGAGGAGGCGGGGTATCCGATCGGGGTCCTCCTGCTGGCCGGCGGGCGGCTGTTCGACGCCGTCGCCGTCGGCCGGCTCGGGGCGATACTCGTCGCCGCCGGCGTCGGAGCGATGGGGGTCGTCCTCGGTCGTCGACTCGTCGAGACCGCGGTTGCGTGGAACCCGATGCTCCGCCGGTACGCCGTCGCCGCGGCCGCGATGGTCGCCTGGGCCGTCCTGACGGTCCCCGCCTGGTACGCCTCACCGCTTGACCCGCGCGCGACGTTCGGGTCGCCGGCGGGGACGCACCTCCTGCTGTTCGGGGTCGTCGGGTTCGTCGTCGCCGGGACGCTCTATCACGTCGTCCCGTTCATCGTGTGGGTCCACCGCTACAGCGACCGCCTCGGCCTTGAGGCCGTGCCAATGATCGACGACCTCTACGACGACCGACTGGCGCGGGCGGACTTGGCGGCGCTCCTCGGGGGGACCACGGCGTTGGTCCTCGCCGAGGGGCTCTTGGCCGTGGGAGCGGTGACCGACGTCTCGACGGCGCTCCTTCTCGCCGGGACGGCCTCGACCGTCGGCTTCGGCCTCTTCGCGGTCAACCTGATCGGGACGGTCCGCCGACACGCCTCGGGCGCGGTGTTCTCCACGGACGAAGGCTCGGTGGAGTCGAAAAACGACGCCTCCACCGCGCCTGACGACGGTGGGTCGTGATCGACCCGCAACGAGCGACGCGTTTCAGCTTCGGAGCTTCTCGATCCGCTCTTCGAGGCTGTCGATGGCCTCGTCGACCTCCGCGCGGGCCTCTTCGGTCATCTCCTCTGCCTCGTTCGCGGCGTCGTCGAAGGCGGTGCGGACGCGTTCGAGCGCCTCGTCGACCTTGTCTGAATCGCTCATTGCGTGCCGACGGTGAGACGGTCCAGGGATAAATATCTCGTGGAGGGGGGTGCGGCGCTTCTGTCAACGCTTTTGTCCCCGCCGCCGCACGCACTCGTATGGACCTGCAACTCGCCGGCGACGCCGCCCTCGTGACCGCCTCCAGCAGCGGTCTCGGGAAGGCCTCCGCGCGGGCACTCGCCGCCGAGGGGGCGAACGTGGTGCTGAACGGTCGCGACGAGGAGCTCCTCGCGGCGGCCGTCGAGGACGTCCGGGGGGACGCCGCCGCCGACGCGACCGTGCTCGGTCACGCCGCGGACCTGACCGACGCCGACGCGGTCGAAGCGCTCGTCCGGCGCCCCGTCGACGAGTTCGGCGGCCTCGACCACCTCGTCACGTCCGCCGGCGGCCCGCCCGCGAAGCCGTTCCTCGAAACGACCGACGAGGAGTGGGACGACGCCTTCGACCTCCTCGTGAAGAGCGTCGTGCGGTCGGTCCGGGCGGCCGAACCGCACCTCCGCGCGGGCGACGGCGGGACGATCGTGACCATCGCCTCGATCAGCGTCAAGGAGGCCGTCGACGACCTCGTGCTCTCGAACTCGGTTCGAGCGGGCGTCGTCGGCCTGGAGAAGACGCTCTCGACGGAACTCGCTCCCGACGTCCGCGCCAACGCCGTGCTCCCGGGGACCCACGAGACCGCGCGCGTCGAGGAACTGGTCGAGCGAGGGGTTCGGGAGGGCGAGTACGACTCCTACGAGGCGGGGCTCGACGACTGGGCCGGGGAGATCCCCGTCGGCCGCATCGGCGATCCGATGGAACTGGGCCGCACGGTGGCGTTCCTCTCGTCTCCCGTCTCGTCGTTTATCTCGGGAGTCGCCCTCCCGATCGACGGCGGGGCCAGCGCGTCGAACCTATGACCGACGGTGCGGACCGGCGGCAAGCGGCACCGTCGACGGGCCGGAGGCGGTCTCCGTGACGCTCCGCGTCGACTGGCGCGTCAGCGTCGGACTCGTCGGAACGATCCTCAAGTGGCTGTGGGTGCCGCTCGCGCTCCCGTTCGCGCTGGCGCTCTACGACGGCACGCCGATCGTTCCGTTTCTCGTCCCGATGGTCGGCACGCTGCTGGTCGGCGCGGGGCTCGAACGGCTCCCAGAGACGCGGGACTTACGGGCCAGAGAGGCCTTCCTGATGGTCGCGCTCACCTGGCTGAGCATCGCGCTGGTCGGAACGGTCCCCTTCCTGCTGGCCGGGAACGGCACGCTCGCGACGCCGGTCAACGCGCTCTTCGAGAGCATGAGCGGGATCACGACGACCGGCGCGACCGTCGTCGTCGACTTCGGGGCGCACTCCCGGGCGATCCACCTGTGGCGGTCGACGCTGCAGTGGCTCGGCGGCCTCGGCATCCTGGTGCTGGCGACGGCGCTGCTCTCGCAGCTCTCGGTCGGCGGCGCG from Halobellus limi includes the following:
- a CDS encoding SDR family oxidoreductase, whose product is MDLQLAGDAALVTASSSGLGKASARALAAEGANVVLNGRDEELLAAAVEDVRGDAAADATVLGHAADLTDADAVEALVRRPVDEFGGLDHLVTSAGGPPAKPFLETTDEEWDDAFDLLVKSVVRSVRAAEPHLRAGDGGTIVTIASISVKEAVDDLVLSNSVRAGVVGLEKTLSTELAPDVRANAVLPGTHETARVEELVERGVREGEYDSYEAGLDDWAGEIPVGRIGDPMELGRTVAFLSSPVSSFISGVALPIDGGASASNL
- a CDS encoding heme-copper oxidase family protein — its product is MSAIPGDIETDTQPPMAIPLRHFLVGLAFLLAGALAGTLDPLGVLPGAITLAHVHLLLAGWVCVTIMGAMTQFVPVWSGTTLHSRLLSRVQLWAVTGGLAGFAVSLLGGRYAWLPLFGVLLLVGFWTFVYNVGRTLLGVRPWDVTERHFALALGFFLLVTTFGLVLAIGYTRPLLAGLPVSRGALRGSHATLAVFGAVLTTVFGALYQLGTMFTQTELHGTDRHLRRFEEAGYPIGVLLLAGGRLFDAVAVGRLGAILVAAGVGAMGVVLGRRLVETAVAWNPMLRRYAVAAAAMVAWAVLTVPAWYASPLDPRATFGSPAGTHLLLFGVVGFVVAGTLYHVVPFIVWVHRYSDRLGLEAVPMIDDLYDDRLARADLAALLGGTTALVLAEGLLAVGAVTDVSTALLLAGTASTVGFGLFAVNLIGTVRRHASGAVFSTDEGSVESKNDASTAPDDGGS